From Salvelinus namaycush isolate Seneca chromosome 24, SaNama_1.0, whole genome shotgun sequence, one genomic window encodes:
- the LOC120019603 gene encoding enhancer of rudimentary homolog — MSHTILLVQPTKRPEGRTYADYESVNECMEGVCKMYEEHLKRMNPNSPSITYDISQLFDFIDDLADLSCLVYRADTQTYQPYNKDWIKEKIYVLLRRQAQQAGK, encoded by the exons TCACACACAATTCTGCTTGTCCAGCCAACAAAGAGACCAGAGGGGAGAACATATGCCGACTACGAGTCAGTCAACGAATGCATGGAGG GTGTGTGTAAAATGTACGAGGAGCACCTGAAGAGGATGAACCCCAACAGTCCCTCCATCACCTATGACATCAGCCAGCTGTTTGACTTCATTGACGATTTGGCGGACCTCAGCTGTTTAGT ATACCGGGCGGACACTCAGACATACCAGCCGTACAACAAAGACTGGATCAAGGAGAAGATCTACGTGCTGCTGCGGCGTCAAGCCCAACAAGCTGGGAAGTAA